The Solanum pennellii chromosome 7, SPENNV200 DNA segment TAGATAATTCTATAATTAAAGATGGATAATACGGGGAGGGCATGATAAATAAGGTATGATGTTTTACACACAGTAATTTCGATTTACGATATCTAAAAGCTAAAAGTATAATATCATTACCAAATTAGTTCGGCATGGTTCGACATTTTAACCATAGTTTGTTTTACTTTAGCTTACATACATTTACATAATAAAGAATTATAACGcagctttaattttttttaaaaatatctcaaTCAAATTAGACTAACAATTATCTTTGTTtaataatttcacaaaaaacATATTCAATCACGATTAAATAGTCAAAAAATTGACGAAGAGCTGAGACCTGGAGGAGCTAAACTTCTATCCCTAAATGATTTGATTATTGCTGAATACCCAgtaataaatttcttttattcaacttCTTTTTTGATTTCAAAGATCAAACACTACGCACAAATTTTCATTGAATTTCAATAATTCTTCTTAACAACGATGACTATTTATTTAAAGTCTTTGCCAATTCAATATTTTCCTACTCAatcttatttatataaataacacTCAATTAAAGGGGAGCATAATTATGCAAGTTCAATGGTAAAAATCTCTGAAACCTCGACCGACTTTAAACCAACTCTATATATATTCCCTAGtagtaaaaagttttatttaccaatctatatatatatatatatatatatatgttccaaCTTCCGATTCAACTCTAGAGATAGATGTATTGATCTTATTAAATTGATGATATATGTTTAATTATATTCAGTAGAAATATACTAGATGCCGTATTAATTACCCTGATATTTATATTGCAATATAAACAATTTTGATTTCATTAGGGTATATGATAGagttcggagcctaaagggtataaaatattaacaaaaattttaaaacggtatataaaaatttttattaaccaaaacggcaaaatcgctggaacaacatCGATTTACTCCAccgaaaaaagcaaaatcgctgctactgcaGCCATTTTGCataatgtgttttttttaaaaaaaaaaatttttttttttgaaaatcgctgccagggcaatgattttcaattttttttttgtttgaaaatcgacatttttttaaaaattttttttgtttgaaaattgcagcgattttaaaaaaaatttataaaaaaattgaaaggcagcgattttctttaatttttttttaaaatagaaatcGCTgtctaggcagcgattttcaaaaaaattttttttttttaaaaacaaaattgaaaatcgctgTCTAGGTagtgatttgaattttttttttaaaaaaatcagattttgtaAAATCGCTGTAGTAACaacgattttgctttttccggttgagtaaatcgctgttgttcTAGCGATTTTGccattttggttaatataaaattttatataccgttttggaatttttgttaatattttatatcctttaggctccggactcgtATATGATATATAGCACGCCCACCCCTATACATGCATAACACTAGGAGTATAAATTAAGTCCTTTCCCATGCACAAAGTTTTAAAGACAAGAAATCAATAATTGATCATCTTATGTGTGATTGTAATGCCCAAATTTTAAATCTTTGTAAGAATTATTGTTTACAAAGTGTTGATTTTCCAAATTCTGCACTCATCACTCTTCTTTGAATCGACTTTTCTGATGGGAATAAAATCTCTTCCAAGTACCATCACAATGCCTTCAGAAGTAATGAAACAAAATAGAGaggtaaaatttttatttacttaattatatatatgttcgagctattttttttttttaaattttattttttgttttgttcagGTTGTTATTGCTGAGGAAATTGGGCGTGGTAGAGTGCTGACCTTAAATAGGCCtaacaatttaaattatatatcagAAAAAGTGGTACGCAACGTAACATCTACAAATTAAACATATAGTTAAAATGGTTATTGTAATTTGTATGTTGATTTATATTAGGCATTAATGGTGGGGCAGAAATTGGAGAAATATGAGAAAGATGACAATGCTAAATTTGTAATCCTCAaggtaattaatttattttcttattatattcACTTAATTGACAAGTTCAATATTTATTCCATTTGTACATGTAATATATATAGGGAGCTGGCCGTACATTCTGTGCTGGTGGGGATTTGAAAGTGATATATGATGCAAGTAATAATTAACTATTGTTTCGATTGAATTAGttactattaattaattaaattaattactcaattaaacatgtatatttttttgaaggGGATTCTTGCCTCGAAGATATTTATAGAATGTATTGGctttgctaccacattcatactTACAAGAAACCACATATTGCTCTTGTTCATGGAATGTCAATGGGTGGAGGTGTAGGCTTCATGGCTCCAATGAAGTACTCTGTCGTAACTGAGAAAGCGGTTAGTATTGATTTTAATAATGACATcttgaataaattattaatcTTAATTAATGTTTTCTCATTCTTATTGAAAAATTGCAGTTTTGTTCCACTCCTGAAGCAAATCTAGGGTATCACCCAGATTGTGGCTTATCATACATACTCTCGCGACTTCCAGGTCGACTTGGTAAGTAAGTTagaatatgtatttttaaaaattgaaataggtGTATGATGTTGTtaaatgtatgtatgtatgtaggGGAATATTTGGGCTTAACAGGAGCAAAATTGAAGGGTAAAGAAGTGGTTGCTGCTGGTTTAGCAACTCATTTTGTACCTTCACACAAATTATTTGAGTTAGAGAAGAGTTTACTAAGCATAAACAACGGTGATGAAGAGGATACTATTAGATCTGTCATCGATGAATTCTCTACAAATGTTCAAATAGATGAAAGAAGTGTCTTGAGCAAGTAATGTAtcataaaattatgatttcaaattGTTCTTGTGAGATATTAATGCATTTTTCATGTATAAATCAATTGTAGGTTGTCCATAATCGATGATTGTTTCTCCAGGGAAACAGTGGAGGAGATCCTGGATTCAATTGTAAGAATTGATtatactattatatatatatgaaatggaATTTCATATAATTGATACAACTTTAATTTTCAGGAAGCTGAAGCAGGCAAAAAAGGAAATGATTGGATTATGCCAGTGCTTAAAAGTATAAAGAAAGCATCTCCAATTGGACTGAAAATAACATTGAGATCGGTAACTAGTCCTTATACATATAAACAATTTATGCATATCCATTGAAATGTGAAAGAGAAAGAATCTTAcattttctctatatttttatttttttttagatacgAGAAGGAAGGACCCAAACCCTATCTGAATGTTTGAGAAAAGAATTTAGGATTACAAAGAACACATTACAAACCATAATATCTGATGATTTGTATGaggtaatttatttttaagcaAACATATACACAAAGAGGTACACTTGATTTGTGATTTCTCATTTagaattctttaattttatttttaaagggAATAAGGGCTGCCATCATTGACAAGGACAAGTCTCCAAAGGTATGTATGTTCCTTCAAGTGTTGGTAGATAGATAGTTTTATTAACCAATCAAGAATTTAGAATAACTATAAAGTCCTTCAGActaaaagtaatattttttcaatactGAAACTGATTATAAGTAGTTGATgcatttacaaaaaaatattttctttcttcattttcagtGGAACCCTTCAACTCTTGACAAAGTGCACAATGAGCAACTCGACTTAATCTTCAAGCCATTCGATGAACATGACTTGGAACTTCAAATTCCTATAAATGAAGAAGAATACAGGTGgggaggaaaatgtgagaattCTATTTATTGTCTCCGAACTAAatgaaaattccaaaaaaaaaaagtcatgtcCATCGATCAACAACACTTACAAGTGTTCTTGTGAGGTCTATCTTGAGAAACCTAGCTCTTTTCTTTATAATTGTCAATACGCGAATACGTATACGAGTTGCTAATAAAGAGTCAAAAGTATATGTAGCTTTAATTCTTGTGTACTCACCACatgatatatagatatatatatatatatgaaaaaatgtttcttttgacaaacattttgatacattactcatatttaattaatgtagtATTTGCACTTCTTTCACAATACTTTTGTTAATTATCAACATTGATCAATCggagttatttatttttgttaacttCTTCCATCTGTGATGACGAAATGCTAAAAAagtaattaagtaaaataaatcaaaatatcaaacGAAAGCCGACAAAAATAAAGCCAATAAAATTATTGGACGTaaaggttttttatttttgacaaatttatatAGGATACCACTGAATAGAGTATTTAGCGgtttttttattaatagtaAAACAAAATAACCATTGTGAATAAGTTCATGCAAGGTAGATCAGGTTTGTTGAGAAATACatatcttgtaagttttcatatttatcaaaatatattattttctcttcttttccaaaATGGTATTAGAGCTTGGTGAATCCAAAAGTCTAAACACTAGCAATAAGAATAACaatataaattcatcaaatccatattttcatcaacattCAGATCACCCGAGTCTCATGTTTGTTCCAATCAAGTTGAATGGAATCAATTATCCATCCCGGAGCAAATCAATGATACATGCTCTCACAACCAAAAACAAACTATCGTTTATCGATGAACCAATTGAATTGGCGTTCGAAAACAGATAAGCCAACAAAGTATGCGCTGTGGAATCAATGCAATAGTATGATTTTATCATGGCTTGCTCACTTGGTGTGTCACGACCTGagtctacaccctagacgtgatCGGCACTTGAataccattgttggtccccaaacgaaccctcatcctgactgactacaagcggaagactaacttaagcatacaaaagttaaaaaaactGAACAAAATTCAAGAAACTGAAATTCAAATCTTTAACTCAACTGAAAAACTTTGAATAAATAATGTATTCAACTCGCCATATAATaggcaacttaagtctttaaaacatttaataaaataaatgatactgACTTCTCAACtatactgactatctatgaagcctctaactgataaagATGAAAGTCGGGACAAGATCCTACGACATCCTGactaaactgaaaagtaaatgaaatccttcGGAAGTAAGaaggctcaccatagctaactcaaaCTCTCAGATGTATTAATGAAGCTCCCATTGATGATCCTAAATACCTGTGTTTGTATCATGAGCAGGCCAAATGACTCAACACGTGGAGTGTACGAGAATGTAAGGGGAATTCCAAAGCATAAAATAAGCTTGgaattgataaaaatgaaaacataCTTACCTATTTTCAAGCTTACTCAACCCAAGAGAATACTCATGGATATTCAAAATTACTCAAGGAAAGATCGATACTCAACTCGGAGATTATACACTCaatttcaaagatatgatactcgactcaatgaaacacatatcaactcaagatactcaacttaaggtACTCAACTCGAAAAAAAACTCAACTCCTTATACTTaattgaactcatttcaatataaagcagtttaaaacaaatgcaacataaaaaaaaagctGTTTAAAGCATGATgtcaactcataatcataatatcataaaaggCATACCATACTCCatctcaaagtctacttgtgcaatacatgaataagtctcataccccccattcatactaagaagAACCCCTTGAGGAATCATGCAATTACTACTgtggagtttctctaaccgacaaccaccacgatgagcctaagtggtgatacaacgtcttgcccacgctgccagaactgtcctatactttgcctTCATATAGAGcgcttaacttagtggatccactagcttaacttaagagatcatctaaaaagtatgaccctttgatacccatgatgactacatggtttatggagacttgagttaatatgaactcgcatccccatatcggtgctcaatactactcccaaaaatatgcttagctcatatgtttttaaaacaacttctttctttggtttgagatagttactcaaaacttagcttaaagATCTCTTTTGGAATCGATGTTCCATTTTTTactcaaatgtgaaaatatttttaaacccTTTGGAAATACATAGTCCACATACATTTCTTTGAAGAAATGACTTCAATCTTTACTTTTTAATCAACTTGAACTTTTAAGTCTTTGAAACAAAGTGAAAgcgtttgtgaaagacttttgaaaactttataaactttactttgacttgctcttaacttctagacttggctcttaacccttaactttaatcttaaattttcttgaattggattatggatttaTGGTTtgtgatctcatgtttatggataatttcatgatgctcatgTTGGAGGGTTCATgtagaattatgagcatgaacgactcaactcaagaactcaaagaCACTGCTCATCTCAAGATTGTTAcacttatagggttcatgcagaattataaacatgaaaaattcaactcaaggactccATAGGTAATATATTATAATACCattattagaaatataaacTCAAATGTCTTAGAAACTAATTACTGAAGGCTTACAACTTGCAAATGCTACTCCTCTCAAAGATACTCAATCTATGGAGTCCATGCGGAATTTATGGGAATGAATGAATCGACTCGAAGGTCTACATATTACATGGAACCCATGTATACGACTCTTCTCATTCGGATTCAGAATTGAACTCAAACACTTTCTTTAACTCTACTCTTTACTCTCTCTTggatgtgaattatgaattcaagaattacGGTTGATGATATGAATGATCGtaataacaatatataaatttgataattaggAATATAACTTTTAAACGAAACAtgaactcaagaactcaaaatcaacttatcTTAAGAATACTCAAATCTAGGGGTAGAATCCTAGATTATTGTTTTACTTATCTGAAAGTAGATGTAGGGTGTGAGGACGAACTATTCTAACACTATGATAGACTTACATACCTAGAAGAATaagattcttgaagaatctttaagaagaacttgattagaagaCTTGAAGCCCTAGCTTGAAGGTAAACAgtcaagaaaacctttcttaAGATTCTTGAATTCGTTTCTTGAAACCTTTATGACCAAGGATTATCATTTTCATTAGTGAACATGAAAATCTGATTGTTTTAGTCTTTTATTAGTCAAGAAAttcatttatgattttgttgaaggtaaaaagacaaaaataattattttaaatatttttcgatCGGGTAATTCGTAACAACATTTTATAGGTTACTAAActagtcataactttttactcagaaaTTAGATTGACGAGAAATTAGTGGCGTTGGAAagtaaatttaattaactttaaatgaGTAGGTTATTGCTCACATAATTCTTAATATTCTGAGAGATATGGTtatttaaagttgacccaagtagaatcttacatcaaaacataatgaaacttcaagaacacttatcaagaactcatcaagaacttaaatccttaaatttCAGGAACGAAATTACGTTGAATAAATCATGATTGAtgtgtgggtgaacgaacccaacactatggaacCTTACATACTTCTTAGGGATTAAAACCATGAAATTCCGTAATAAGACACAAGAATATCGACGAACACTTgatcctctcctcttttctcctcttttctctccTTGAACTCTCAACTGAAACCCTAGGTGTACATTTGGGATTTTAAAACTGAAACTAATAGGATTAGAcctctaaaatattactaaaaatgaattaaatatgattggataaggaaaagaaaaagtacctctcactattttcggctaactttccttaactggacagGCTAACCTCAAAAGACCATATCACACTCATCCGAACTCAAAATTTAACAAACTTGGTGGagttggaaatataattcaaagatcTTTCCTAAGGTATCTTTTAGCAAACCTAATTCATCCCGTGCTAAGAGTTATGGTCGTTTAAAGTTGACCttaaactcatacttagcttaactctctaaatttcatatttttgttatttcaagtTTAGTTCTTTTTgaactcaaggtgctacatctagtgaCCTGACCTTAACactaatgaaaattttaaatttcttcgCAAAAACTTACTCACCACAAAGGAAGGTTCAAGTCTTAGCTCGAAAAATTTCTAGGATGTTACA contains these protein-coding regions:
- the LOC107024250 gene encoding 3-hydroxyisobutyryl-CoA hydrolase-like protein 5 encodes the protein MGIKSLPSTITMPSEVMKQNREVVIAEEIGRGRVLTLNRPNNLNYISEKVALMVGQKLEKYEKDDNAKFVILKGAGRTFCAGGDLKVIYDARDSCLEDIYRMYWLCYHIHTYKKPHIALVHGMSMGGGVGFMAPMKYSVVTEKAFCSTPEANLGYHPDCGLSYILSRLPGRLGEYLGLTGAKLKGKEVVAAGLATHFVPSHKLFELEKSLLSINNGDEEDTIRSVIDEFSTNVQIDERSVLSKLSIIDDCFSRETVEEILDSIEAEAGKKGNDWIMPVLKSIKKASPIGLKITLRSIREGRTQTLSECLRKEFRITKNTLQTIISDDLYEGIRAAIIDKDKSPKWNPSTLDKVHNEQLDLIFKPFDEHDLELQIPINEEEYRWGGKCENSIYCLRTK